From Agromyces sp. SYSU T00194, a single genomic window includes:
- a CDS encoding MFS transporter, whose translation MSRDIASGRMRRLRRRGRRPVGEARPREESLRPVIAPIAGLVIAQFVAGLSGTIVATALPSILTSLDGSPGESTWIVAATILGNTATASIWGRLADRIEAKRVVQAGLAFFLVGSLLAGIAPNTPVLIAARALQGIGLGGILTSTAATLAGLVAPRQRGRVNAFMATAQTTATLTGPVIGGIIVQTSWLGWRWCFLLSVPFAITSMIVIAATLKVARRPVEPRPADFAGMILLPTAITALLIAVSAAPDAASHPWLVGVSGCLGLIATVALVIVELRASDPVLPIRLFARRRTSTIFIAAFAAGSVMFSGSVFISQYLQFGLGLQPAISGTMLVPMAIATVVTGFAVGRFMSRTAKLRPVLLFGSIALVAGNAVLAGVNLAPVPFTIAGTVLLACGLGAMTQNLILASQVSGRQDQAGSMGATVLMLFVLGGTVGLVALGAVLTAVVGAFMADGASEADAYLHGMPVLFAVSAVAVVPAFGAVLAMPAIHLRSQVEEPDAARCEHGA comes from the coding sequence ATGAGCCGGGACATCGCATCCGGACGGATGCGCCGCCTGCGGAGGCGAGGTCGTCGCCCGGTCGGCGAGGCACGTCCCCGGGAGGAGTCGCTGCGCCCCGTCATCGCGCCGATCGCGGGTCTCGTCATCGCGCAGTTCGTGGCCGGCCTGAGCGGGACCATCGTCGCGACCGCCCTGCCGTCGATCCTGACGAGCCTCGACGGCTCGCCCGGCGAGTCGACCTGGATCGTCGCCGCGACCATCCTCGGCAACACCGCGACCGCCTCCATCTGGGGCCGGCTCGCCGATCGCATCGAGGCCAAGCGCGTCGTGCAGGCCGGCCTCGCATTCTTCCTCGTCGGGTCGCTGCTCGCCGGCATCGCGCCGAACACGCCCGTCCTGATCGCGGCCCGCGCACTGCAGGGCATCGGGCTCGGCGGCATCCTCACCTCGACCGCCGCGACGCTCGCCGGGCTGGTGGCTCCGCGGCAGCGCGGCCGCGTGAACGCCTTCATGGCCACGGCCCAGACGACGGCGACCCTGACCGGGCCCGTCATCGGCGGCATCATCGTGCAGACCTCCTGGCTCGGCTGGCGCTGGTGCTTCCTGCTCAGCGTGCCGTTCGCGATCACGTCGATGATCGTGATCGCCGCGACGCTGAAGGTCGCCCGGCGGCCGGTCGAGCCGCGCCCCGCCGACTTCGCCGGCATGATCCTGCTGCCCACGGCGATCACCGCGCTGCTCATCGCGGTCTCCGCCGCCCCGGACGCCGCGAGCCATCCATGGCTGGTGGGGGTGAGCGGATGCCTCGGGCTGATCGCGACCGTCGCGTTGGTCATCGTCGAGCTCCGGGCGTCGGACCCGGTCCTGCCGATCCGCCTGTTCGCCAGGCGGCGCACGTCCACGATCTTCATCGCTGCGTTCGCCGCCGGCAGCGTCATGTTCAGCGGCTCCGTCTTCATCAGCCAGTACCTGCAGTTCGGGCTGGGCCTGCAACCCGCGATCTCGGGCACGATGCTCGTGCCGATGGCGATCGCGACCGTGGTGACCGGGTTCGCGGTGGGCCGCTTCATGAGCCGCACGGCGAAGCTGCGACCCGTGCTCCTGTTCGGGAGCATCGCGCTCGTGGCCGGCAACGCCGTGCTCGCGGGCGTGAACCTCGCTCCGGTGCCGTTCACCATCGCGGGCACGGTGCTGCTGGCCTGCGGACTCGGGGCGATGACGCAGAACCTGATCCTCGCCTCGCAGGTGTCGGGACGGCAGGACCAGGCCGGGTCGATGGGGGCGACGGTGCTGATGCTCTTCGTACTCGGCGGCACGGTGGGCCTCGTCGCGCTCGGCGCCGTGCTGACGGCGGTCGTCGGCGCGTTCATGGCCGACGGCGCGAGCGAGGCCGACGCGTACCTGCACGGGATGCCCGTGCTGTTCGCGGTCTCCGCGGTCGCCGTCGTGCCCGCGTTCGGAGCCGTGCTGGCGATGCCGGCGATCCACCTCCGGTCGCAGGTCGAGGAGCCCGACGCCGCCCGCTGCGAGCACGGCGCATGA